A single genomic interval of Bradyrhizobium sp. AZCC 1693 harbors:
- the aspS gene encoding aspartate--tRNA ligase — protein sequence MHRYRSHTCGALRDSDIGQTARLSGWCHRIRDHGGVLFIDLRDHYGITQCVADPDSPAFKEVEKFRSEWVVRIDGKVRRRPEGTDNPELPTGMVEVYVSEIEVLGPAAELPLPVFGEQEYPEDIRLKYRFLDLRREKLHQNIMTRGAIVDSMRKRMKEQGFFEFQTPILTASSPEGARDFLVPSRIHPGKFYALPQAPQQYKQLLMMSGFDRYFQIAPCFRDEDPRADRLPGEFYQLDVEMSFVTQDDVFAAMEPVVTGVFEEFAKGKPVTKSWPRIPFAEALRKYGTDKPDLRNPILMQDVSEHFRGSGFKVFARMLEDPKNRVWAIPGPTGGSRAFCDRMNSWAQGEGQPGLGYIMWREGGEGAGPLANNIGAERTAAIRAQLDMKEGDAAFFVAGDPDKFWKFSGLARTKVAEELNLIDKDRFELAWIVDFPMYEYNEEDKKVDFSHNPFSMPQGGLDALKGQDPLTIKAFQYDITCNGYEIASGGIRNHRPEAMVKAFEIAGYGEKDVVERFGGMYRAFQYGAPPHGGMAAGVDRIVMLLCGTTNLREISLFPMNQQAVDLLMGAPSEVTTKQLRELHIRLNLPDKT from the coding sequence ATGCATCGCTACCGGTCACACACATGCGGCGCGCTCCGCGACAGCGACATCGGCCAGACCGCCCGTCTTTCCGGCTGGTGCCATCGAATCCGCGACCATGGCGGCGTGCTGTTCATCGATCTGCGCGACCATTACGGCATCACGCAATGCGTGGCGGATCCGGATTCGCCGGCGTTCAAGGAAGTGGAAAAGTTCCGCTCGGAATGGGTGGTGCGGATCGACGGCAAGGTGCGCCGGCGCCCCGAGGGCACCGACAATCCGGAACTGCCGACCGGCATGGTCGAAGTCTATGTCAGCGAGATCGAGGTGCTCGGGCCTGCGGCCGAGCTGCCGCTGCCGGTGTTCGGCGAGCAGGAATATCCTGAAGACATCAGGCTTAAGTACCGCTTCCTCGACCTGCGTCGCGAGAAGCTGCACCAGAACATCATGACCCGCGGCGCCATTGTCGACTCCATGCGCAAGCGGATGAAGGAGCAGGGCTTCTTCGAGTTCCAGACCCCGATCCTGACGGCGTCCTCGCCGGAAGGGGCTCGCGACTTCCTGGTGCCGTCACGTATTCATCCCGGAAAATTCTACGCGCTGCCGCAGGCGCCGCAGCAGTACAAGCAGCTGCTGATGATGTCGGGCTTCGACCGCTACTTCCAGATCGCGCCATGCTTCCGCGACGAGGACCCGCGCGCCGACCGCCTGCCGGGCGAGTTTTATCAGCTCGACGTCGAGATGAGCTTTGTCACGCAGGACGACGTGTTCGCGGCGATGGAGCCTGTTGTCACCGGCGTCTTCGAGGAGTTTGCCAAGGGCAAGCCGGTCACCAAATCATGGCCGCGGATTCCCTTTGCGGAAGCCTTACGCAAATACGGCACCGACAAGCCGGACCTACGCAACCCGATTCTGATGCAGGACGTCTCCGAGCACTTTCGAGGCTCCGGCTTCAAGGTGTTCGCCCGGATGCTGGAAGACCCCAAGAACCGGGTATGGGCGATCCCCGGACCCACCGGCGGCTCGCGCGCCTTCTGCGACCGCATGAACTCTTGGGCGCAGGGCGAAGGCCAGCCTGGCCTCGGCTACATCATGTGGCGCGAGGGCGGCGAGGGTGCTGGACCGCTCGCCAACAACATCGGCGCGGAGCGGACGGCCGCGATCCGTGCGCAGCTCGACATGAAGGAGGGCGATGCCGCGTTCTTCGTCGCCGGCGATCCCGACAAGTTCTGGAAGTTTTCTGGTCTCGCCCGCACCAAGGTGGCTGAGGAACTGAACCTGATCGACAAGGATCGGTTCGAACTCGCCTGGATCGTCGACTTCCCGATGTACGAGTACAACGAGGAAGACAAGAAGGTCGACTTCTCGCACAACCCGTTCTCGATGCCGCAGGGCGGCCTCGATGCGCTCAAGGGGCAGGACCCGCTGACCATCAAGGCGTTCCAGTATGACATCACCTGCAACGGCTACGAGATCGCGTCCGGCGGCATCCGCAACCACCGCCCCGAGGCGATGGTGAAGGCGTTCGAGATCGCGGGCTATGGCGAGAAGGATGTCGTCGAGCGTTTCGGCGGCATGTACCGCGCGTTTCAGTACGGCGCCCCGCCGCATGGCGGCATGGCGGCCGGCGTCGACCGCATCGTGATGCTGCTCTGCGGCACTACGAATTTGCGCGAAATCTCGCTGTTCCCGATGAACCAGCAGGCCGTCGACCTGCTGATGGGCGCGCCATCGGAGGTCACCACCAAGCAGCTCCGTGAGCTCCATATCCGGCTCAATCTGCCGGACAAGACATAG
- a CDS encoding NADP-dependent malic enzyme: protein MSSYSEDLRSAALAYHRLPRPGKLEIQATKPLANQRDLALAYSPGVAAACTEIANNPAEAASLTSRANLVAVVSNGTAVLGLGNIGPLASKPVMEGKAVLFKKFAGIDVFDIEIAADTIERVVETVAALEPTFGGINLEDIKGPECFEIEAQLKERMKIPVFHDDQHGTAIIVGAAIVNALLLNGKKLADVKIVCSGAGAAAIACLNLLVSMGAQRKNIWVCDIDGVVHEGRNTLMDRWKAVYAQKTNARVLADVIGGADIFLGVSAPNVLKPEMVQSMADQPLVMALANPNPEIMPDEARKARPDAMICTGRSDFPNQVNNVLCFPFIFRGALDVGATGINEEMKHAAVEAIAQLARDPPSDAVARGFDSGETQGFGPGSLIPSPFDPRLILRIAPAVAKAAMESGVATRPIKNFDEYTALLERFAFRSGLVMKPVFAKAKTQPVRVIYAEGEDERVLRATQVVLEEKLARPILVGRPSVVEARLKRFGLSIKAGRDFDLVNPEDDPRYRSYVQTYIDVAGRRGVTPEAARTVVRTNNTVIAALAVMRGEADAMICGVEGRYMSHLRHVREIIGFLPGVSDFAALSMMITSKGSYFIADTQVRPNPSAEELAEVASLAANHVQRFAMKPRVAFVSHSDFGSYDTDSSRKMRRATALLNEKHPEIEADGEMQGDTALSAAARKLVLPHSNLEGDANILIMPNLDTANVAYQMIKTLADALPVGPILIGPARPAHILTPGVTARGVLNMTAVAAVEAQERAGRQQPTLFG, encoded by the coding sequence ATGTCGTCCTATTCTGAAGATCTCCGCTCCGCGGCGCTTGCGTATCACCGGCTGCCGCGCCCGGGTAAACTCGAGATCCAGGCGACCAAGCCGCTCGCCAACCAGCGCGACCTCGCGCTGGCCTATTCGCCCGGCGTCGCTGCGGCCTGCACCGAAATCGCCAACAATCCGGCCGAAGCGGCGTCGCTGACCTCCCGGGCCAATCTGGTCGCTGTGGTCTCCAACGGTACCGCGGTGTTGGGGCTTGGCAATATCGGCCCGCTCGCCTCCAAGCCCGTCATGGAAGGCAAGGCGGTCCTGTTCAAGAAATTCGCCGGGATTGACGTCTTCGACATCGAAATCGCCGCCGACACCATCGAGCGCGTGGTCGAGACGGTGGCGGCGCTGGAGCCGACCTTCGGCGGCATCAACCTCGAGGACATCAAGGGTCCGGAGTGCTTTGAGATCGAGGCGCAGCTCAAGGAGCGCATGAAGATCCCGGTGTTCCACGACGACCAGCATGGCACGGCCATCATCGTGGGCGCCGCCATCGTCAACGCGTTGCTGCTGAACGGCAAGAAGCTGGCGGACGTGAAGATCGTCTGTTCGGGCGCCGGTGCCGCGGCGATCGCGTGCCTCAACCTGCTGGTCTCGATGGGCGCGCAGCGCAAGAACATCTGGGTCTGCGACATCGACGGCGTGGTGCATGAGGGCCGCAACACGCTGATGGACCGCTGGAAGGCGGTCTATGCGCAGAAGACCAATGCCCGCGTGCTGGCGGACGTGATCGGCGGCGCGGATATTTTCCTGGGGGTTTCCGCGCCCAACGTGCTCAAGCCCGAGATGGTCCAGTCGATGGCGGACCAGCCGCTGGTGATGGCGCTGGCCAATCCGAACCCCGAAATCATGCCGGACGAGGCGCGAAAGGCGCGCCCCGACGCGATGATCTGCACCGGGCGTTCCGACTTCCCGAACCAGGTCAACAACGTCCTGTGCTTCCCGTTCATCTTCCGCGGCGCGCTCGACGTCGGCGCCACCGGGATCAACGAGGAAATGAAACATGCGGCCGTCGAGGCGATCGCGCAGCTCGCGCGCGATCCGCCGTCGGACGCCGTGGCCCGCGGGTTTGACAGCGGTGAGACGCAGGGGTTCGGGCCGGGCTCGCTGATTCCGAGCCCGTTCGATCCGCGGCTGATCCTGCGCATCGCACCGGCGGTGGCGAAAGCTGCGATGGAATCCGGTGTGGCGACGCGCCCGATCAAGAATTTCGACGAATATACCGCGCTCCTGGAACGCTTTGCGTTCCGTTCCGGCCTCGTCATGAAGCCGGTGTTCGCCAAGGCCAAGACCCAGCCGGTCCGCGTGATCTATGCCGAGGGTGAGGACGAGCGCGTGCTGCGCGCCACGCAGGTCGTGCTGGAGGAAAAACTGGCGCGGCCGATCCTGGTCGGCCGCCCCTCCGTCGTCGAGGCAAGGCTCAAGCGGTTCGGCCTCTCGATCAAGGCCGGGCGGGATTTCGATCTCGTCAATCCCGAGGACGATCCGCGCTATCGGTCCTATGTGCAGACCTATATCGACGTCGCCGGAAGGCGCGGCGTCACGCCTGAGGCCGCGCGCACCGTGGTCCGCACCAACAACACCGTGATCGCAGCACTTGCGGTAATGCGCGGCGAGGCCGATGCCATGATCTGCGGTGTCGAAGGCCGCTACATGAGCCATCTGCGCCATGTCCGAGAGATCATCGGCTTCCTGCCCGGCGTCAGCGATTTTGCGGCGCTGTCGATGATGATCACCAGCAAGGGTTCCTATTTCATCGCCGACACCCAGGTGCGTCCGAACCCGAGCGCCGAGGAACTCGCGGAAGTGGCGTCGCTGGCGGCAAACCATGTGCAGCGGTTCGCCATGAAGCCGCGCGTCGCCTTCGTGTCACATTCCGACTTCGGAAGTTATGATACCGACTCCTCGCGCAAGATGCGCCGCGCCACCGCGCTTCTGAATGAAAAGCATCCGGAGATCGAGGCCGATGGCGAGATGCAGGGCGATACCGCGCTCTCGGCGGCTGCGCGAAAACTCGTGCTGCCGCATTCCAACCTGGAAGGCGATGCCAACATCCTGATCATGCCGAACCTCGACACCGCCAACGTCGCCTACCAGATGATCAAGACGCTGGCGGATGCGCTGCCGGTTGGGCCGATCCTGATCGGGCCGGCGCGTCCGGCGCATATCCTCACCCCGGGGGTGACGGCGCGCGGCGTGCTCAACATGACGGCGGTGGCCGCCGTCGAAGCCCAGGAGCGCGCCGGCCGTCAGCAGCCGACCCTGTTTGGATAG